The Anolis carolinensis isolate JA03-04 chromosome 1, rAnoCar3.1.pri, whole genome shotgun sequence genome window below encodes:
- the LOC134296639 gene encoding uncharacterized protein LOC134296639 has translation MVGRSLPFLAFLMFMFPTVKVSGDNTESLVCSFRSGCGELTLSQEYGHHPAVAVRCNMQVEDEELLGAGGGRSERATPEPDAEFHQLAALASSTAYAQPNGVTQRRGVVRGDSTGGEEGSPSPGPQRMVFLEERMSAMETTLAVMSRAMERLAFLAEPERGRELRAGSMWDVSVGSSQGFADLPAPKGREMRKEPGARPKTQTSLTRVEESDDEGEKPPRIPATLPAETLVPLANAGRGTGPREAAAGPTGPQGGLRRAENWGLPPQGPLPRREELRIEFGGESSELDFFLTTVRGYMEDNAHTFRTESSRIRAIGAVLKRGAASWYVQLHARRDPCLGSLRRFMGALETRFRDPLEQIRAREKLKTVSQGQRSVSEYAEEFQCLAEKVPEWSAVTKIELFKEGLRREILSWAVHRDEPDTLRGWIQLAGRVETSLAQARRHRGGLQQRPQMKEGSRKEGSTPAGRRTEPTGNVSASRSGCFVCGRLGHRAAECWQRKGEGGGQPKPRAVAGKRAEEEPPMRHHSGGLDEGEEDAMSEPCY, from the exons atggttggccggagcctcccattcttggcttttttgatgttcatgtttcctacagtaaaagtttctggtgataacacagagagtctcgtgtgttcattcaggagcggctgtggtgagctgacactaagccaagaatacggacaccatcccgctgtagcggtgaggtgtaacatgcaagtggaggatgaagagctcttgggcgcaggaggaggaaggtcggaaagggccactcccgagccggacgctgagttccaccagctggcggccctggcgtcatccaccgcttatgcccagccaaatggggtaacccagaggcgtggagtggtgcggggagacagcaccggaggagaggaaggttcaccttccccaggcccacaaaggatggtgtttctggaggagaggatgtcggcgatggagaccaccctggcagtgatgtcgagggcgatggagcgcctggcgtttttggcggagccagagagaggaagggaacttcgggctggctcaatgtgggacgtgagcgtgggaagcagccagggctttgcagacctcccagcaccgaagggaagggaaatgcgaaaggagcccggcgcccggcccaagacccaaacaagcctgacgcgggtggaggagagtgacgacgaaggggaaaaacctccgagaatcccagctacgctcccagctgagaccctggtgcccctggcgaatgccgggcgtggcacagggccaagagaagcagcagcggggcccactggtccgcaagggggcttgcgacgggcggagaattggggattgccaccacagggacccctaccgagacgagaggaactaaggatcgagtttgggggagagtcctctgaactggattttttcctgaccacggtgaggggctatatggaggacaatgctcacacttttagaacggaatccagccggatacgggccattggtgcagtgttgaagaggggagcggccagctggtacgttcagctgcacgcgcggcgcgacccatgtctggggtcactccgacgctttatgggggccctggagacccgtttccgagatccactggagcagatccgggcgagggagaagttgaagaccgtctcccaggggcagaggtcggtatctgagtatgcggaggagttccaatgcctcgccgaaaaggtgccggaatggtctgcagtaacaaagatagaactcttcaaagagggtctcaggcgggagatcctctcctgggcggtgcatcgtgatgagcctgacacactgcgcggatggattcagctggcggggcgcgtcgagacatcgctggcccaggcgaggaggcaccgaggagggctacagcagcggccgcagatgaaagaggggagccggaaggagggatcaaccccagccgggaggagaacggagccgacagggaacgtgagcgccagcaggagtggctgcttcgtgtgcggccggttgggccacagggctgccgagtgctggcagagaaaaggggaaggcggaggccagcccaaacccagagccgtggcaggaaaacgcgccgaggaagaaccaccgatgaggcaccactcgggggggttg gacgaaggggaggaggacgccatgtcagaaccctgctactag